The Besnoitia besnoiti strain Bb-Ger1 chromosome IV, whole genome shotgun sequence genome contains a region encoding:
- a CDS encoding AP2 domain transcription factor AP2VIII-7 (encoded by transcript BESB_052260) codes for MARATAAPQDVRVTAHGGGGGRAGGVPGSDLCESFPPVTSSKNATPGDGTCGSEAFLGSCLPDDWDGESHAKMISGDDGGGLEEDALKMEADTEGSSSRSSQKHENTTDELSFDVNPAAYSSEFVKAAEGAFPAVAGGASPFVPPSLDAERAAGDSRFSLSVQGSGASDPAAAVAVSAVGTLCDEPRDLLLSGAAMTSETARPDSTCTYSDVAAFPAAPQHSPPGGTGPGRLRASSGGSAKRLSAASGGRTDSPSSNSPSFTKTGAAGSGSQNTSSPSTSKLDANGSLLDADPNPSASAAYPAGCCRSPTGSAADGVRSRCAASPSRGNEEAIHGNSLCLASKRANSTGSAGPPSPVSGAHEKTSPGDANTPPSAPAKRGSSLASAANGVMGGAAAGRRDPRASPFPGVKFCSSRNAWIARWSENGQEKWKTFPVRDSTFEEARRCALEFRQGKDRKKYERLWQQLSADAEGAGGGGAPHKSPGPASAAAGGGASSPSSGGGGADGVACNLHGRLDGYRSPAVSFSPEGGSVRGTGGGGGGGTPSGVHTQDIFAKLSPQYTGGSASGADDTLENIRAAAAGLLFNDLQQHRWLEEALMGADTDGALQLSAPAKGALDAALRERMESRWSATANNGGRSAGANGRLVDPQSKKRPCGAAGLSSFSDFSGLLAGALEEAASAKKRTKLLRRDLLDGLVLNGLDADLDRQNVPPRVAGLFDGVTEEASADYLAADQTLNSLLGLGSLLQNGFPVASKREKRTTDAMGLDRWSHASRASFLGDSGATEDACRNLLNAKALGMYKDALVLILDDLLSHAISLMGGGGESGSLSGNGLAWRAKQKGAERSMRRVVEALRRRVADASVFRILSPFIKLFETCILEKKVPSQFDTRSQILYLNALSAMYEMAMPVGTASLGA; via the exons ATGGCGCGGGCAACTGCCGCTCCGCAGGACGTGCGTGTGACCGCCCATGGCGGGGGGGGTGGAAGGGCTGGCGGAGTCCCCGGCTCAGACTTGTGTGAATCTTTCCCTCCGGTAACTAGCTCAAAAAATGCGACACCTGGAGATGGAACCTGTGGCTCAGAGGCTTTTTTAGGGTCTTGTCTTCCGGACGACTGGGACGGCGAGTCGCACGCCAAGATGATCTCTggagacgacggaggaggcTTGGAGGAGGACGCCTTGAAGATGGAGGCAGATACAGAAGGCAGTTCGTCGCGGTCCTCGCAGAAACACGAAAACACCACCGATGAGCTCTCATTCGACGTAAATCCCGCGGCGTACAGCTCCGAGTTTGTCAAagctgcggaaggcgcgtttcctgccgtcgccggaggcgcgtcaCCCTTTGTCCCGCCGTCtctcgacgcagagagagcggcaggGGACAGCCGTTTTTCTCTGTCTGTGCAAGGCAGCGGTGCAAGTGatcctgcggcggccgtggCTGTGTCTGCGGTGGGAACTCTGTGCGACGAGCCCCGCGATTTGCTGCTTTCTGGCGCTGCCATGACCTCGGAGACTGCCAGGCCAGATTCCACCTGCACTTATTCCGATGTCGCCGCTTTCCCAGCGGCGCCACAGCACTCGCCCCCGGGGGGTACGGGCCCTGGACGACTCCGCGCTTCTAGCGGCGGGTCGGCTAAGAGGctgtccgcggcgtcgggcggcAGGACAGACAGCCCGTCGTCGAACTCGCCGTCTTTCACGAAGACGGGCGCTGCCGGCAGCGGATCGCAAAAcacctcttcgccttccacTTCCAAACTGGATGCCAACGGTTCGCTGTTAGATGCGGATCCCAATCCCTCGGCGTCAGCGGCGTACCCGGCGGGCTGCTGTCGGTCGCCgaccggcagcgccgcggacggcgtgcggagccgctgcgccgcgtcgccttctcgtgGCAACGAGGAGGCGATCCACGGGAATTCGCTGTGCCTCGCGAGCAAGCGGGCGAATTCGACTGGGTCGGCGGGTCCTCCGTCTCCGGTTTCCGGCGCGCACGAGAAGACCTCGCCTGGAGACGCCAAcacgccgccgtctgcgcccgccaagcgaggcagcagccttGCATCCGCGGCGAACGGCGTCATGGGCGGGGCCGCGGCTGGGCGCCGTgacccgcgcgcgtcgccgttccCCGGCGTGAAGTTCTGCAGCTCGCGAAACGCGTGGATCGCGCGTTGGTCGGAGAACGGCCAGGAGAAGTGGAAGACATTCCCCGTCCGCGACTCGACGTttgaagaggcgcggcgatgcGCCCTCGAGTTCAGGCAGGGCAAAGACCGGAAGAAATACGAGAGGCTGTGGCAGCAGCTCAGCGCGGATGCGGAgggagccggcggcggcggcgcgccacaCAAGAGCCCAGGgccggcctccgctgcggccggaggaggcgcgtcgtcacccagcagcggcggagggggggctgACGGCGTCGCTTGCAATTTGCATGGCCGCCTGGATGGGTATCGAAGCCCGGCAGTGTCGTTCTCGCCAGAGGGGGGGAGCGTGCGAGGGActggcggaggggggggaggcgggacGCCTTCAGGGGTGCACACGCAGGACATCTTTGCGAAACTGAGTCCTCAGTACACAGGAGGGAGTGCCTCCGGTGCGGACGACACGTTGGAGAACattcgcgcggccgcagccggtCTGCTGTTTAACGATCTGCAACAGCACCGGTGGTTAGAGGAGGCGCTGATGGGCGCAGACACcgacggcgcgctgcagctgtccGCTCCAGCGAAGGGCGCactcgacgccgcgctgcgcgaacGCATGGAGTCGCGCTGGTCGGCGACAGCGAACAACGGGGGGCGAAGTGCCGGCGCGAACGGCAGGCTTGTCGACCCCCAGAGCAAGAAGCgaccctgcggcgccgcagggctctCGAGCTTCTCGGACTTCTCTGGCTTGCTGGCTGGAGCGTTGGAAGAGGCGGCTTCAGCCAAGAAAAGGACCAAACTGCTGCGGAGAGACCTCCTGGATGGCCTCGTCCTCAACGGCCTGGACGCTGATCTTGACCGACAAAACGTCCCGCCGCGGGTGGCGGGACTCTTTGACGGCGTGACCGAGGAGGCATCTGCAGACTAT CTGGCGGCAGATCAAACGTTGAACTCTCTGCTGGGACTCGGTTCGCTCCTCCAGAATGGATTTCCTGTGGCAAGCaaacgcgagaagcgcaCGACAG ACGCAATGGGTCTAGATCGCTGGTCGCAcgcgtcgcgggcgtcgttcctgggcgacagcggcgcgacagaagaCGCCTGCCGGAATCTGTTGAATGCGAAAGCGCTAGGGATGTATAAGGACGCGTTGGTGTTGATTCTGGATGATCTGCTGTCTCACGCGATTAGCCTGatgggtggggggggggagagcggTTCTCTGTCAGGGAACGGTCTGGCGTGGCGAGCCAAGCAGAAGGGCGCAGAGCGGTCgatgcggcgcgtcgtcgaggccctgcggcggcgcgtggcggacGCGTCTGTCTTCCGCATTCTGTCGCCCTTCATCAAGCTCTTCGAGACCTGCATTCTGGAGAAGAAAGTCCCGAGCCAGTTCGACACCCGGTCCCAGATTCTTTACTTGAACGCACTCAGCGCCATGTATGAGATGGCGATGCCGGTTGGAACGGCAAGTCTCGGCGCGTGA